The region GGGCATGACCGAGATGTCGCCCGTGGGCAGCGTCAACAAACCCTTGGCGAAACACGGCGAATTGCCCGAGGCCCAGCAGCACAAACTGCGCGAGAACCAAGGCCGCCCGGTCTTCGGCGTCGAATTGGAAATCTGGGACGATGAAGGCCAGCCGCTGCCCCATGACGGAGAGACCCAAGGCGCGCTGGTTACGCGCGGGCATTGGATTTTGGACGCCTATTACCAGTCCGACCGCGACAGCACTCTACGCGATGGCTGGTTCGACACTGGCGATATCGCGACAATGGACAAGGACGGCTATATCACCATCCGTGACCGTGCCAAGGATATCATTAAATCGGGCGGCGAATGGATCAGCTCGGTCGAGCTAGAGAACATCGCCATCGCCCATCCCGATCTGGCCGACGCCGCGGTGATCGGCGCGACGCATCCCAAATGGGACGAGCGCCCGGTCTTAATTGCCGTGAAGGCCGAAGGGGCCGATCCGTCAGAGGCGGATATCCTCAAAGTCTTCGAGGACCAGATTGCAAAATGGCAGGTGCCGGACCGGGTGGTTTTTGCCGAGGAATTGCCGCGCAATGCAACGGGAAAAGTGCTTAAACGCGACCTACGTGACCGGTATGGCAATGTGCTGATGCAAGGCGGAAGCTGATGTAAGTCGCCCCGGTCCGATCTGGGCCGGGGCGTTTACCTGAATTATACGTCAAGCCGAGCGACGCATCTCGCTGTCGGCCAAGGGCCGGGGCAAGGTCAGCCGGAACGTGCTGCCGATACCAACTTGGCTTTCCAACGACAGCCCGCCACCGTGGAGGGTCGCCAATTGCTCAGCAATCGCCAGCCCCAGACCCAAGCCGCCATTTTCCCGTGACATTGATCCGTCAACCTGCTGAAACCGCAGGAAAACCCGCTCAAGGTTTTCCTCAGAGATGCCACAGCCCGTGTCGGTCACGGAAAAGGTGATCTCTTCGGCGTCCTGATACATCTTAAGGTGGATATTGCCGCTGCGGGTGAATTTGATCGCGTTGGAAATAAGGTTGTAAAGGATCTGCCGCAGGCGGACGGGGTCGGCATTGGCAGTGGCCGTGCCATTGTCTTCGTAGGTGAGCGTCAGCCCCTTGGCCTCGGCATCCGGACGCAGGTCATCGGCAACGGAGCGGGCGATGTCACTGGCCTCAACCTCTTGCAATTCCAACTCCATTTTGCCGCGGGCCACTTTGGTCCAATCCAGCAGGTCTTCAACAAGTCGCAGCATATGTTTGGACGATCCCGCAATGCCGCCCGCTTGGTCCGAGACGAAGTTTTGGAATTCATCCACGCTGTTGCGGATGTCTGGCATAGCATTGGGGCTGTTGGTCAAAGCTGTCTGCAAACGCCGCGCCTGAGGCAATTTCTCGGCATGCTGCAAGAAGGTCGCCCGGCCCGAGATCACGGTAAGCGGGGTGCGCAACTCATGGCTGACGTTGTTGAGGAACTCGGTCTTTTCGCGGTCTGCCGACTTGGCCGCATCCAGCGCGCGTTTCTCGGTGGTCACATCGGTCCAGATGCCAACGGTATAGCCATGCGGCGTGCGGGACTCCGTGACCTTGAGCCAGAAGTTGTCAGAAACTTCCAAATTGAACGCCCCGGTCGGATTACGGAAACGGGCGAGACGTTTGGCGATCCAATCCTCACGCTCCTCTACATTTTCCGGATGCTGGTGACGCGCCACCCAATGGCGCAGTAATTCTTCGATGGTTTTGCCGGGCACCAGAAGGTCTGCAATCTCGGGGTGATACTCAAGGAACTTGCGGTTCACGGTGACCAGACGTTCTTTTTCGTCGAAGGCGATGAAACCCTCTTGAATTGAGCCGATGCCTTCCGCCAAAAGCGCATGCGCCTCCTGCTTTTTCAAAGTTACCCGGCGGAAGGCCCAGAGACCCGCCATCAAGGCAATCGTCGCAACCAGCGCAAAAGCAACGAGATAGGGGCTTTGCGGGGCATAGGGGGGCAGGCCGTTGACGGGGCTTGCGGTGGCCTCCCACGTCTTACCCAAAAGCTCAAACCGGGTGCGGACCGGTGCGCCAATGTCTATCGCCTCGGGCTCAAGCTCGGTCGGCAAGACACCTGTCGGGAAGGCGCGGAGGCTATAGGTGTAATCTGCGGCCTGATGCGGGTTTTGATGCGGTTCAAATAGCCGGTCGGGCTGGAACACGATCGACATCACACCCCAAAAACGCGGCGCGCCAAGCCCGATGGGACGCTCAAAAACCGGATAGTGCATGATGTAGCCCTTGCCACCTTGGACAAGATCAAGCGGGCCTTCGATGGTCGGGCTTTGGCGGCGGTAGGCATTGGCGACCCCGGACAGCTGCGCCGGGATGTTTTTGTATTCAAGGCCAATGATTTCCCCATTCGGGGATTTGGGGTAGCTCTGCGTAATCTTCAGATCGGGGGCGAGGGCAAAGGCCTGAATGCCCGGGTTCCGGTCGCGCAACTCTTTGACCAGCAATTCGATTTTCTTGTCTTTGAAGGATTCACCCGAGAGCAAGATGTTCTCGATGTTTTTGGTCACCAGAATGGTTTCTTGAAACTGGTGCTGCACTTGATTGCTGACTTCATGCAGCGCTTGGCGCGCATCCTGACGGATGCTGGCGATATGTTGCTCGTAATCGAGTTTGACAATCGAATAGCTGATGCCGGCGACGCAGCACAGCACAATGAAATTGACGATAATATACGCCTTCGATGTCGCGTAGTCCCGAAACGTGTTTGCCACGCTTTTATCCTTTGCCTCGGGCGCATCTGACATCGTTGGGCCAGCTGCGCGTAAGTTGCTTCCCTGTTGGGCGCTACCTTTAGGGGGAATCATGGCAAAATTCGGACATCAGTAGGCTTTTCATGTGGGTGACCTAAGGGAAGCCTACGCGCAACCAAGTGCTGATCCGTCGCTTATGCGGGGGCAGCAATCTAGCGTGGAGCGGGTAACGAGAATCGAACTCGTAACTAAAGCTTGGGAAGCTGCCGTGATACCTTTTCACCATACCCGCGCGCTGAGGTTGAGATAATCGGCGCGCAGGAGAAGGTCAAGTCAGGGTTTGGTGGCGGTGACGAAATTGATCTCTGCCGGCAGGCGCAGGGAACCGTTCTGCGCATAGGGGGCGAGGGCGTCGGCGATGGTCTGGCGCAACTCTGCTACCTGTGCTGGGCTGGCCTCAAAATGGGTGATCGCGCCGCTGGCCGGGCCGATATCGCACATCTTTTGGGCAAGGTCGTCGACCGAGCCTGCGGGGGTGAGGTCAAGCGCAGTCACCTCGCAGGTGATATCGGCAAAGCCCGCCTCCGACAGGATTGCCTTGACGCGTTCGGGATCGCGGAAAGCGAAGGGGCCGGGTGCGTCGGGGTCGCTCTTCGGCATGGCACCGATAGTGGTGCGGGCCGCGCGGGCAGGCAGGGTGAAGAAAGGGTTTTCTGGGATTTGCCCCCAAGCAGCAAAGCTAAGCCGCGCGCCGGGGCTCAGTTGCGCTGCCATTCTGGTGAAACTGAGAACAGGGTCGGCAAAGAACATCACCCCGAAGCGCGAGATCAGGCGGTCGTAAGGTGGATCAAGTTCAAGCGTCGTCGCGTCGCCGTGGTGAAAGGCGACATCGGGCAGGTCGGCGGCACGCTGGCGCGCGAGATTGAGCAGCGGTTCCGATACGTCAACGCCCAGCACCGCACCCGTCTCACCCACCGTTTGCGCGGCAGCAAGGCAAGCCGCGCCCGCGCCGCAACCGATATCAAGCACGCGCAAACCGGAGCTCAGATCGCCCCGCGCCAGCACACCGTCGAGCACCGGCTGCATGAGAATGTCCAACTCGGCCTGCCGCGCGGCCCATCTGTGGCCCACCGCACTGCTCCAGAATTCGACTTGATCGCTGTTGTCTTGCCCGCTCATCACGTAGCCTTTCTTCTGCGACGGCGTCCGCCGCGCTCGCCTGCGGCACCGCCTGTGCCGCCGCCGCCGGTGTTGAAGGTCACGTTCGGCAGAGCGACGAGGCTGTTGAGGATGGGGAAGGGCTCCACCGCGTTGGGAATGGCAGAGGCATTGACGAAATGCTCTTGGAAGCGCGGTTCGACAGCGGTTTCGATCTTGTGGATGGCGCGCACCGTGGCCTCAATCTCTGCCCGGGCGTCGGTGTTGAGCAGGGCAATCCGCGCCCCGGTGCCTGCCGCATTGCCCGCGCTGGTGACCTTTTCAAGCGGCGCGTCAGGGATCATACCCAGCACCATCGCATGTTTCGGACTGATATGCGCGCCAAAGGCACCAGCCAGCACCACACGGTCCACCTTATCGACGCCGAATTTGTCCATCAGCAGGCGCGCGCCGGAATAAAGCGCGGCCTTGGCCATTTGGATTTCACGGATATCGCGGTTTGTGACGGTGATCTTGGGCCCGCCCTTTTCGGTGCCGTCGTAGACTAGATAGCTGTTGGTGCGCCCATCGG is a window of Sulfitobacter sp. W027 DNA encoding:
- a CDS encoding class I SAM-dependent methyltransferase, which translates into the protein MSGQDNSDQVEFWSSAVGHRWAARQAELDILMQPVLDGVLARGDLSSGLRVLDIGCGAGAACLAAAQTVGETGAVLGVDVSEPLLNLARQRAADLPDVAFHHGDATTLELDPPYDRLISRFGVMFFADPVLSFTRMAAQLSPGARLSFAAWGQIPENPFFTLPARAARTTIGAMPKSDPDAPGPFAFRDPERVKAILSEAGFADITCEVTALDLTPAGSVDDLAQKMCDIGPASGAITHFEASPAQVAELRQTIADALAPYAQNGSLRLPAEINFVTATKP
- a CDS encoding ATP-binding protein; this translates as MANTFRDYATSKAYIIVNFIVLCCVAGISYSIVKLDYEQHIASIRQDARQALHEVSNQVQHQFQETILVTKNIENILLSGESFKDKKIELLVKELRDRNPGIQAFALAPDLKITQSYPKSPNGEIIGLEYKNIPAQLSGVANAYRRQSPTIEGPLDLVQGGKGYIMHYPVFERPIGLGAPRFWGVMSIVFQPDRLFEPHQNPHQAADYTYSLRAFPTGVLPTELEPEAIDIGAPVRTRFELLGKTWEATASPVNGLPPYAPQSPYLVAFALVATIALMAGLWAFRRVTLKKQEAHALLAEGIGSIQEGFIAFDEKERLVTVNRKFLEYHPEIADLLVPGKTIEELLRHWVARHQHPENVEEREDWIAKRLARFRNPTGAFNLEVSDNFWLKVTESRTPHGYTVGIWTDVTTEKRALDAAKSADREKTEFLNNVSHELRTPLTVISGRATFLQHAEKLPQARRLQTALTNSPNAMPDIRNSVDEFQNFVSDQAGGIAGSSKHMLRLVEDLLDWTKVARGKMELELQEVEASDIARSVADDLRPDAEAKGLTLTYEDNGTATANADPVRLRQILYNLISNAIKFTRSGNIHLKMYQDAEEITFSVTDTGCGISEENLERVFLRFQQVDGSMSRENGGLGLGLAIAEQLATLHGGGLSLESQVGIGSTFRLTLPRPLADSEMRRSA